A DNA window from Spirochaetaceae bacterium contains the following coding sequences:
- a CDS encoding mandelate racemase/muconate lactonizing enzyme family protein: MDARVASVERTRHWVPMAGRVCVEMERAGIHTWSEVEVIRVTSASGITGWGETIQNYTWGRADIDERVIGRSPFDLYWDDSLGAGLQMAVLDLAGKLAGVPAHRLLGAQVRSNCPVSFWDHDMSPENYAAEAREAVRLGYTCMKIKTRPWWDVHETIARISEATPPWFAIDADWNDFLLDAPTALPVLKALEEEFPKIKIYEGPIPGDDIDGNRRLRTGLRTPIAHHYDEARRGAARSEYCDGYVVGGGLSATTRAGHFAGEARMPVFLQMVGTGLTASLCLHLGAVLAAARWPAVTVHELYEHNLLTARIPVSGGYMAVPDAPGLGVEVDEAALDRYRVEQADLELPRRLIRYRRPSGLTVDFAAQALPGSSMWNYFAAGNQPAYEGGVFTELVEDDGSAEFERRYRQATAAPVVGSA; this comes from the coding sequence ATGGACGCGAGGGTCGCTTCGGTGGAACGCACCCGGCACTGGGTGCCGATGGCGGGCCGCGTTTGCGTCGAGATGGAGCGGGCCGGCATTCACACCTGGTCGGAGGTGGAGGTGATCCGCGTGACCAGCGCGTCCGGGATCACCGGCTGGGGCGAGACGATCCAGAACTACACCTGGGGCCGCGCCGACATCGACGAGCGGGTGATCGGCCGGTCGCCGTTCGACCTGTACTGGGACGACAGCCTGGGCGCCGGGTTGCAGATGGCGGTGCTCGACCTGGCCGGCAAGCTGGCCGGCGTCCCTGCGCATCGCCTGCTCGGCGCGCAGGTGCGCAGCAACTGCCCGGTGTCGTTCTGGGACCACGACATGTCGCCGGAGAACTACGCGGCGGAGGCGCGCGAGGCGGTGCGTCTGGGCTACACCTGCATGAAGATCAAGACGCGGCCCTGGTGGGACGTGCACGAGACGATCGCGCGCATTTCGGAGGCCACGCCGCCGTGGTTCGCGATCGACGCCGACTGGAACGACTTCCTGCTCGACGCCCCGACCGCGCTGCCGGTGCTGAAGGCGCTGGAGGAGGAGTTCCCGAAGATCAAGATTTACGAGGGGCCGATTCCGGGCGACGACATCGACGGCAACCGGCGGCTGCGCACGGGTCTGCGCACACCGATCGCCCACCACTACGACGAGGCTCGCCGGGGGGCGGCGCGCAGCGAGTATTGCGACGGTTACGTGGTCGGGGGCGGGCTCTCCGCCACCACCCGCGCCGGGCACTTCGCCGGCGAGGCGCGCATGCCGGTCTTCCTGCAGATGGTCGGCACCGGGCTCACGGCCAGCCTGTGCCTGCACCTGGGCGCGGTGCTGGCAGCGGCGCGCTGGCCGGCGGTGACCGTGCACGAGCTGTACGAGCACAACCTGCTGACCGCGCGCATCCCGGTGTCCGGCGGCTACATGGCGGTGCCCGACGCACCTGGGCTGGGGGTGGAGGTGGACGAGGCGGCGCTCGACCGCTACCGCGTCGAGCAGGCCGACCTGGAGCTGCCGCGGCGGCTGATCCGCTACCGGCGGCCGTCCGGGCTGACGGTCGACTTCGCCGCGCAGGCGCTGCCCGGATCGTCGATGTGGAACTACTTCGCCGCCGGCAACCAGCCGGCATACGAGGGCGGCGTGTTCACGGAGCTGGTCGAGGACGACGGCAGCGCGGAGTTTGAGCGCCGGTACCGGCAGGCCACCGCCGCCCCGGTCGTCGGCAGCGCATAG
- a CDS encoding sterol desaturase family protein, which yields MAEADLGPRDARGEWQPAELIQTPPVFVWPPRPKAFLKWLFGFPGYLYPFNAIFIGVSLVAWLFLTPELERMARFEPGWMIGIYLRNVGIVLLWFGAWHLRLYIKRAQGTHYKYNERWLSTRNRRFLFGNQTRDNVFWTLVSGVGIWSLFEALTMWMYANGHLPYVDFRTNPVYFVLLLVAVGLMREVHFYWVHRLTHWKPLYKAAHYLHHKNVNIGPWSGLSMHPIEHLIYFTGVFLHWIIPSHPVHAMMHLMHAGLSPAPGHSGFDELEFGTKGKTVRNPNYFHYLHHRYFECNYGGDGTVPIDRWFGSFHDGSKEAHRRMRERAHARMRGRPGAQAA from the coding sequence GTGGCGGAAGCGGATCTTGGGCCGCGCGACGCGCGCGGCGAGTGGCAGCCCGCGGAGTTGATACAGACGCCGCCGGTGTTCGTGTGGCCGCCGCGGCCGAAGGCGTTTCTGAAGTGGCTGTTCGGATTCCCCGGCTACCTGTATCCGTTCAACGCGATCTTCATCGGCGTGAGCTTGGTCGCGTGGCTGTTCCTGACCCCGGAGTTGGAGCGCATGGCGCGCTTCGAGCCGGGCTGGATGATCGGCATCTACCTGCGCAACGTCGGGATCGTGCTGCTGTGGTTCGGCGCCTGGCACCTGCGGCTGTACATCAAGCGGGCACAGGGCACGCACTACAAGTACAACGAGCGCTGGCTCAGCACCCGCAACCGCCGGTTCCTGTTCGGCAACCAGACGCGGGACAATGTGTTCTGGACCCTGGTCAGCGGCGTCGGCATCTGGTCGCTGTTCGAGGCCCTCACGATGTGGATGTACGCCAACGGTCACCTGCCGTACGTCGACTTCCGCACCAATCCGGTCTATTTCGTCCTGCTGCTCGTGGCCGTCGGCCTGATGCGCGAGGTGCACTTCTACTGGGTGCACCGGCTCACCCACTGGAAGCCACTGTACAAGGCGGCCCACTACCTGCATCACAAGAATGTCAACATCGGGCCCTGGTCGGGCCTGTCGATGCATCCGATCGAGCACCTGATCTACTTCACCGGGGTGTTCCTGCACTGGATCATCCCGTCGCATCCGGTGCACGCCATGATGCACCTGATGCACGCGGGACTGTCGCCGGCGCCGGGCCACTCCGGCTTCGACGAACTGGAGTTCGGCACCAAGGGCAAGACGGTACGCAATCCCAACTACTTCCACTACCTGCATCACCGCTACTTCGAGTGCAACTACGGTGGTGACGGGACGGTGCCGATCGACCGCTGGTTCGGCAGCTTCCACGACGGCTCCAAGGAAGCCCACCGCCGCATGCGCGAACGCGCCCACGCCCGCATGCGCGGCCGCCCCGGCGCTCAGGCCGCGTAG